In Aciduliprofundum sp. MAR08-339, a single window of DNA contains:
- a CDS encoding RNA methyltransferase, with translation MDITVIFVEPQFTGNIGFLARTMANFNFKNLVLVNPPPLDDDAFRFAKHARYILENAEIVKDFEEVRRSFDYLVATSGVSTKSPKKFKRIAMSPREFAEKVGGYKGKMGMVFGRENYGLYNGEIEQCDALITIPTSEDYPIMNVTHAAAIVLYELFLQEERKEEMPIAENFELNLLNSRFSEILDAINFPAHKRKNTEVMFRRIIGRAMLTKWEYHSMMGVFKRILYKLER, from the coding sequence ATGGACATAACCGTGATCTTCGTTGAGCCCCAGTTCACAGGAAACATAGGATTCCTCGCCAGAACCATGGCGAACTTTAACTTCAAAAATTTAGTGCTTGTTAATCCTCCCCCACTGGACGATGATGCTTTCAGATTCGCGAAGCATGCCAGATACATTTTGGAGAATGCAGAGATCGTGAAAGATTTTGAAGAGGTACGAAGGTCATTTGATTATCTTGTCGCCACAAGCGGTGTGAGCACAAAATCTCCAAAGAAATTCAAGAGAATCGCAATGAGCCCCAGAGAATTTGCAGAGAAGGTCGGAGGATACAAGGGAAAAATGGGCATGGTTTTTGGAAGGGAAAACTACGGGCTCTACAATGGGGAAATTGAGCAATGTGATGCCCTGATAACAATCCCCACAAGCGAGGATTACCCCATCATGAACGTTACCCATGCGGCGGCCATCGTGCTGTACGAATTATTTCTTCAGGAAGAACGGAAGGAGGAAATGCCCATTGCCGAGAACTTTGAGTTGAATCTTCTTAATTCAAGATTCTCCGAAATTCTAGATGCAATAAATTTTCCAGCGCATAAGAGGAAGAACACGGAGGTGATGTTCCGCCGCATAATTGGAAGGGCGATGCTCACCAAGTGGGAGTATCACAGCATGATGGGAGTTTTCAAAAGGATTCTATACAAACTCGAAAGGTAA
- a CDS encoding MFS transporter, with translation MEKYDLKYAKRATAIFVLLPLLVMYTEAVLIPSLPTIQKDFNITPGNASWILSIYLLVGTVSVTVMGKLGDMYGKKKMFLISLIFYTLGVSMNGFAPNFQYLLFSRGLQGIGMAIFPLGFSLVREEFPPEMVPEIQGLISAMFAIGMVIAFPLGAYISQNYGWRWTYHSVAPFAVLMLIASYFVLRESRYITRSKFDFVGLILLTFFVVPALVAVTRAPTVGWYKTQTLLLFAISAVSFTIMILWERKTKDPLIPISVISSRNPMIANIGIMMAGFGIQMMSQANTYILQMPQPYGFGKTILETGLLMTPMAVASLIIAPIAGKLMPRVGVKIFAVLGSLTAFFGLVLMAKYATSVDLWRFIGMTIIVSSGIVLMNVSLINVLIFSVNKRVMGIATGANSLFRNFGATWGPAIAGTIMTTYYTLIHLPAPPYVMQIPTNKAYEILFSGSALIFLLLGILSLFIIEVMKKGVIGTKQ, from the coding sequence ATGGAAAAATATGACCTGAAATACGCAAAAAGAGCAACCGCAATTTTCGTACTCCTTCCACTCCTGGTTATGTACACGGAGGCCGTGCTCATTCCATCTCTTCCCACAATACAAAAGGATTTTAACATCACCCCTGGCAACGCCAGCTGGATACTTTCAATATACCTCCTCGTTGGAACCGTAAGCGTGACGGTCATGGGAAAACTCGGAGATATGTACGGAAAGAAAAAGATGTTCCTCATATCCCTGATATTCTACACGTTGGGCGTATCAATGAACGGTTTTGCACCCAATTTTCAATATCTCCTGTTCTCAAGGGGGCTTCAGGGTATAGGCATGGCCATATTTCCGCTTGGATTCAGTCTGGTAAGGGAGGAATTTCCACCGGAAATGGTTCCTGAGATTCAGGGACTCATAAGCGCCATGTTCGCCATAGGAATGGTCATAGCCTTCCCCCTGGGTGCATACATATCCCAGAACTATGGATGGAGATGGACATACCACAGTGTTGCACCCTTTGCAGTATTGATGCTCATTGCATCCTATTTTGTGCTGCGTGAGAGCAGATACATCACAAGAAGTAAGTTTGATTTTGTTGGCCTGATTCTCCTAACCTTCTTCGTGGTGCCAGCACTGGTGGCGGTTACAAGAGCACCAACCGTTGGATGGTACAAAACTCAAACTCTGCTCCTGTTTGCCATCTCCGCCGTATCCTTTACCATCATGATTCTCTGGGAAAGAAAGACGAAGGATCCACTGATCCCGATATCCGTGATATCCAGCAGAAACCCCATGATAGCCAACATTGGGATAATGATGGCTGGATTTGGCATACAGATGATGAGCCAGGCCAACACCTACATACTCCAGATGCCACAACCCTACGGATTTGGAAAAACCATACTGGAAACGGGCCTTCTTATGACGCCAATGGCCGTTGCCTCACTGATAATAGCACCAATTGCAGGAAAACTTATGCCCAGAGTGGGTGTGAAAATCTTTGCAGTCCTTGGTTCCCTAACAGCATTTTTCGGGCTGGTTCTCATGGCAAAATATGCAACAAGCGTGGACCTCTGGAGATTCATAGGAATGACCATTATTGTCAGTTCTGGAATCGTGCTTATGAACGTATCCCTAATCAACGTGCTCATATTCAGTGTAAATAAGAGGGTTATGGGTATTGCCACGGGGGCAAACAGCCTTTTCAGAAATTTTGGGGCCACATGGGGTCCAGCAATAGCGGGGACGATTATGACCACCTACTACACACTCATTCATCTCCCTGCACCTCCCTACGTGATGCAGATACCGACAAACAAGGCCTACGAGATACTATTTTCAGGTTCGGCTCTGATTTTCCTCCTGCTGGGCATACTCTCCCTGTTCATAATTGAGGTCATGAAGAAAGGAGTAATAGGAACAAAACAATAA